The Enterococcus sp. 7F3_DIV0205 genome has a window encoding:
- a CDS encoding endonuclease MutS2, producing MNTRILTTLGFDKVKQLISQYVVTAQGSEEIEHLVPVNDATSIQAWLQETEDGLKIQRLRGGIPIPKLENIRPHMKRIEIGADLNGLELAHIGRVLSTTSEVIRFFNDLQDSEIELLRLYKWIDQLIVLPELSRRLKESIDEDGRVTDEASPELKIIRNNIRRSEQTIREQLDGIVRGKNAKYLSDAIVTMRNERYVIPVKQEYKSVFGGVVHDQSASGQTLFIEPKQIVDLNNRLRQHQIAERSEIERILSVLSAELVPHRNDIMHNAYVIGKLDFVNAKARFGKELKAVVPEISEENHIYFKQARHPLLDQEKAVSNDITIGKEYQAIVITGPNTGGKTITLKTLGLLQLMGQSGLPIPAGEESRMGIFDEIFADIGDEQSIEQSLSTFSSHMTNIVDVLKKVDSHSLVLFDELGAGTDPQEGAALAISILDALGSKSAYVMATTHYPELKVYGYNRAGTINASMEFDVDTLSPTYRLLIGVPGRSNAFEISKRLGLDTTIIDEAKHIMDGESQDLNEMIADLENRRKMAETEYLEVRHYVDEAQRLHRELKEAYGYFFDEREKEMAKARQKANELVSQAEEEASGIISDIRKMQLTGENHGGVKEHQLIDAKSKLSKLHQEETHLEKNKVLKKAKQQKKLKSGDEVIVNTFGQRGTLIRKSSDHEWQVQLGILKMSVAESDMTPVAPEKEPTQRVTAVRSSESSHVANQLDLRGKRYEEALAEVDQYLDAAILAGYPQVTIVHGKGTGALRTGITDYLKSHRSVSSYEFAPGNQGGNGATIVKFK from the coding sequence ATGAATACACGAATTTTAACAACATTAGGTTTTGATAAGGTCAAACAGCTTATTTCTCAATATGTTGTAACAGCACAAGGGTCAGAAGAAATCGAACACCTAGTCCCAGTTAATGATGCAACGAGCATTCAAGCTTGGTTACAAGAAACCGAAGATGGATTGAAAATTCAACGTTTACGTGGTGGTATCCCAATCCCTAAATTAGAAAATATTCGTCCTCACATGAAGCGGATTGAAATTGGTGCGGATTTGAATGGTCTAGAACTAGCTCATATTGGTCGTGTATTATCAACTACTTCTGAAGTGATTCGTTTCTTTAACGATTTACAAGATAGCGAAATTGAATTACTGAGATTGTATAAGTGGATTGATCAATTGATTGTTCTACCTGAATTAAGTCGCAGACTAAAAGAGTCCATAGACGAAGATGGACGGGTGACAGATGAAGCTTCACCAGAGCTGAAGATTATTCGAAATAATATCCGCAGAAGTGAACAGACGATTCGTGAACAATTAGATGGGATTGTCAGAGGGAAAAATGCTAAATATTTAAGTGATGCGATCGTAACAATGAGGAATGAACGCTATGTTATTCCAGTGAAGCAAGAATACAAGAGTGTTTTTGGTGGTGTCGTACATGATCAAAGTGCTTCAGGTCAAACGTTGTTTATTGAACCAAAACAAATTGTCGATTTAAACAACCGATTACGCCAACATCAAATTGCGGAACGCAGTGAAATTGAGCGGATTTTATCCGTGTTATCTGCTGAATTAGTTCCTCACCGCAATGATATTATGCATAATGCTTACGTTATAGGAAAGTTGGACTTTGTTAATGCCAAAGCTCGTTTCGGTAAAGAATTAAAAGCTGTGGTGCCAGAAATAAGTGAAGAGAATCATATTTACTTCAAACAAGCTAGGCACCCACTTTTGGATCAAGAAAAGGCTGTATCAAATGATATCACTATCGGAAAAGAGTATCAGGCTATTGTGATCACAGGACCTAATACTGGTGGTAAGACAATTACACTAAAAACGTTAGGTTTACTTCAATTAATGGGACAATCAGGATTGCCGATTCCAGCAGGGGAAGAAAGTCGTATGGGTATTTTTGACGAAATCTTTGCTGATATTGGGGATGAACAATCGATCGAGCAAAGCTTAAGTACATTTTCTTCTCATATGACAAATATTGTTGATGTCCTAAAAAAAGTTGACAGCCATAGTTTAGTGTTGTTTGATGAATTAGGAGCAGGGACTGACCCACAAGAGGGAGCAGCACTAGCCATTTCGATTTTAGATGCATTAGGCAGCAAAAGTGCTTATGTGATGGCAACAACCCATTATCCTGAGCTAAAAGTGTATGGATACAACCGTGCAGGAACAATCAATGCTAGTATGGAGTTTGACGTAGATACGTTAAGCCCAACCTATCGCTTGTTGATTGGTGTTCCAGGACGTAGTAATGCGTTTGAAATTTCAAAACGTCTAGGCTTAGATACTACAATCATCGATGAAGCAAAACATATTATGGATGGTGAGAGCCAAGATCTTAATGAGATGATCGCTGATTTGGAAAATCGTCGTAAAATGGCAGAAACCGAATATCTAGAGGTTCGGCATTATGTGGACGAGGCACAACGATTGCATAGAGAATTGAAAGAAGCCTACGGATACTTTTTCGATGAACGAGAGAAGGAAATGGCGAAAGCGCGGCAGAAAGCAAATGAATTGGTTTCACAAGCAGAAGAAGAAGCCAGCGGGATTATCTCTGACATTCGCAAAATGCAGCTGACAGGTGAAAATCACGGTGGTGTGAAAGAACATCAGCTAATTGATGCCAAGTCAAAACTTTCTAAACTTCATCAAGAAGAAACACATTTAGAGAAAAACAAAGTGCTAAAAAAAGCCAAACAACAAAAGAAACTAAAATCTGGCGATGAAGTGATTGTCAATACATTCGGTCAACGTGGAACCTTAATTCGTAAATCAAGTGATCATGAATGGCAAGTGCAATTGGGGATTTTAAAGATGTCTGTCGCGGAAAGTGATATGACACCAGTAGCACCAGAAAAAGAACCTACGCAAAGAGTAACGGCCGTTCGATCAAGTGAAAGTAGTCATGTAGCCAATCAGCTAGATTTACGTGGTAAACGGTATGAAGAAGCCTTGGCGGAAGTTGATCAGTATTTAGATGCAGCAATCTTAGCTGGTTATCCTCAAGTAACAATTGTCCATGGTAAGGGGACGGGTGCTTTACGTACAGGGATCACTGATTATCTAAAAAGTCATCGTAGCGTGAGTAGTTATGAATTTGCTCCTGGGAATCAAGGTGGTAACGGAGCAACAATCGTGAAATTCAAGTAG
- a CDS encoding 6-phospho-beta-glucosidase, which yields MTREALKIATIGGGSSYTPELIEGYIKRKDELPIKEIWLVDIEEGREKLETVGAMAKRMVKAAGLDWEVHLTLDRRAALKDADFVSTQFRVGLLDARIKDERIPLSHGVLGQETNGAGGMFKAFRTIPVILGIIEDMKELCPDAWLVNFTNPAGMVTEAAIKHGGWKKTAGLCNVPIGHRKQAAEKLGIPEDDLFFKFAGINHFHWHRVWDKQGNERTQELIDLIYGPQEDSESHLKNIHNAPFHYEQIKDLGMLPCGYHRYYYIEDEMLKHSIEEFEKGETRAQVVKETEARLFELYKDPNLDYKPKELEQRGGTHYSDAACELIASIHNDKRTDMVVSTENNGTITDLPYDCVVEVSGPVTAHGHEPYNWGAFPPAARGIIQVMKGMEETVIRAAIDGDYGAALHAFTINPLVPGGVMAKTLLDELLIAHKDHLPNFSEAITKIEAEQPDTVAYVTELMKSN from the coding sequence ATGACAAGAGAAGCATTGAAAATTGCAACAATTGGTGGAGGATCAAGCTATACACCAGAACTGATCGAAGGCTACATTAAAAGAAAAGATGAACTGCCAATCAAAGAAATTTGGCTAGTAGATATTGAAGAAGGTAGAGAAAAGTTAGAAACAGTCGGAGCTATGGCTAAAAGAATGGTTAAAGCAGCTGGCTTAGATTGGGAAGTTCACTTAACATTAGATCGTCGTGCAGCTTTAAAAGATGCTGACTTTGTATCGACCCAATTTCGAGTTGGTTTATTAGATGCTCGAATAAAAGATGAACGTATTCCTTTATCACATGGTGTTTTAGGTCAAGAAACAAATGGAGCCGGTGGTATGTTTAAAGCTTTCCGTACGATTCCAGTGATTCTTGGAATTATTGAAGATATGAAAGAGCTATGTCCAGATGCATGGCTAGTTAACTTTACTAATCCTGCTGGTATGGTTACAGAAGCTGCAATTAAGCACGGTGGTTGGAAAAAAACAGCTGGTTTATGTAATGTACCGATTGGTCACAGAAAACAAGCAGCTGAAAAATTAGGTATTCCTGAAGATGACTTATTCTTTAAATTCGCAGGAATCAATCACTTCCATTGGCACCGTGTCTGGGACAAACAAGGAAATGAACGGACACAAGAACTGATTGATTTGATTTATGGCCCTCAAGAAGATTCTGAAAGTCATTTGAAAAATATTCATAATGCACCATTCCATTATGAACAAATCAAAGATTTAGGTATGTTGCCATGTGGCTACCACCGTTATTACTATATCGAAGACGAAATGCTTAAACACTCGATCGAAGAGTTTGAAAAAGGAGAAACAAGAGCTCAAGTCGTGAAAGAAACTGAGGCTCGACTGTTTGAACTTTATAAAGATCCTAATTTAGATTACAAACCGAAAGAATTGGAACAACGTGGTGGCACACATTATAGTGATGCCGCTTGTGAATTAATTGCATCTATCCATAATGATAAGCGTACAGATATGGTTGTTTCAACTGAAAACAATGGTACGATCACTGATTTACCTTATGACTGTGTTGTAGAAGTTTCAGGCCCTGTAACTGCACATGGACATGAACCATATAACTGGGGAGCGTTCCCACCCGCAGCACGTGGTATTATCCAGGTCATGAAAGGTATGGAAGAAACTGTTATTCGTGCGGCTATTGATGGAGATTACGGTGCGGCATTACATGCATTCACAATTAATCCGTTAGTTCCGGGAGGAGTAATGGCTAAAACCTTATTGGATGAACTATTGATTGCCCATAAAGATCATCTACCAAACTTTTCTGAAGCGATTACTAAGATTGAGGCAGAACAACCTGATACAGTAGCTTATGTTACGGAATTAATGAAAAGCAACTAA
- a CDS encoding ABC transporter permease produces the protein MSKFWIIASDVYKKNVKSVSFVIMILVPFLVMGIIYIAGSLAGGFSEETKVGLVSDNQELATQLAKSKTDDYTFKVVQSQKEAEKQLKDKDLDAFLVLDTKTEQIKGKLYAESSLGTTTELMMGQMLNGVQSSLNASKLNLTPEQLASLSQPANFEKTKVSFDDNGKMTTGQDNTAIQSAMSFVITIILWVIIITYASIIAQEIASEKGTRIMEVILSSTKAQTHFYGKLTGVILVALTQILIYAAAIGIGYTQLKDLDMVKGFLEGLSSANIFGSFLFFTLAFFVLGVLVYSVLAALCGSLVSKPEDTAKAVQPIIYVAMIGYFIGISLGTTDPQNIVIKVSSYIPLISSFIMPIRLASETVTNTGAMISVLILVVFGVILTMFSAKLYKSNVLVYSEGGVFKSLKQSISILRNERKKVAK, from the coding sequence ATGAGTAAATTTTGGATTATAGCGAGTGATGTTTATAAAAAGAACGTGAAGTCTGTTTCTTTTGTGATTATGATATTGGTACCGTTTCTTGTGATGGGAATTATTTATATCGCAGGTTCATTGGCAGGTGGATTTTCTGAAGAGACAAAAGTTGGACTAGTTTCAGATAATCAAGAATTAGCGACACAGCTAGCAAAATCAAAAACAGATGATTATACATTTAAAGTTGTTCAGTCGCAAAAAGAAGCTGAAAAACAATTAAAAGACAAAGACTTGGATGCTTTTCTTGTTTTAGATACTAAAACAGAACAAATCAAAGGGAAATTATATGCAGAGTCTTCATTAGGGACAACGACTGAGTTGATGATGGGACAAATGCTAAATGGTGTTCAATCATCCTTGAACGCGAGTAAACTGAATTTAACCCCAGAGCAGTTAGCAAGTTTGAGTCAACCAGCAAACTTCGAAAAGACTAAAGTTAGTTTCGATGATAACGGTAAAATGACAACAGGACAAGACAATACAGCGATTCAATCGGCAATGTCATTTGTGATAACCATCATTCTTTGGGTGATCATTATTACCTATGCTTCCATTATTGCACAAGAAATTGCTTCCGAAAAAGGAACTCGCATCATGGAAGTTATTTTATCAAGTACCAAAGCGCAAACCCATTTTTATGGAAAATTGACGGGAGTTATTTTAGTCGCTCTTACACAAATTTTGATTTATGCAGCTGCGATTGGAATTGGTTATACACAATTAAAAGATCTTGATATGGTAAAAGGCTTCTTAGAAGGCTTATCCTCTGCGAATATTTTTGGTAGTTTTCTGTTTTTCACTTTGGCATTTTTTGTGCTAGGTGTGTTAGTTTATTCAGTATTAGCAGCACTATGTGGTTCATTGGTATCGAAACCAGAAGATACAGCTAAAGCTGTTCAGCCTATTATCTATGTTGCTATGATTGGGTATTTTATTGGGATTTCATTAGGAACAACCGATCCACAAAATATCGTGATCAAAGTTTCTTCTTATATTCCATTGATTTCATCTTTTATTATGCCAATTCGACTAGCAAGTGAGACAGTGACAAACACAGGCGCGATGATTTCTGTTTTGATTTTGGTTGTTTTTGGCGTAATATTAACAATGTTTTCAGCAAAACTTTACAAATCTAATGTATTAGTTTATAGCGAAGGCGGTGTGTTTAAGTCTCTAAAACAATCGATTTCGATTTTAAGAAATGAACGTAAAAAAGTGGCTAAATGA
- the zapA gene encoding cell division protein ZapA yields the protein MVKEKTRYKAVIADHTYTIIGQESKQHMDLVTKLVNEQLAEIKHISPQTNDEQASVLLAINAISDQLKKQEKVLNLEQEVAELKKRTIRLAELENRIKRIEAIEEEARGVLKKNGQEDVEIHNHMEAQQILNENRKQQIQSKSTQDQ from the coding sequence ATGGTTAAAGAAAAAACAAGATATAAAGCTGTGATTGCCGATCATACGTATACGATCATCGGACAAGAAAGCAAACAACATATGGATTTAGTAACAAAATTAGTGAATGAACAACTAGCTGAAATCAAACATATTTCGCCACAAACCAACGATGAACAAGCATCAGTTTTGTTAGCGATCAATGCAATTTCTGATCAACTAAAAAAACAAGAAAAAGTTCTTAATTTAGAACAAGAAGTGGCTGAATTAAAAAAACGGACAATTAGACTAGCTGAACTTGAAAACCGTATTAAACGCATTGAAGCAATTGAAGAAGAGGCAAGAGGTGTGTTGAAAAAGAACGGACAAGAAGATGTCGAAATTCATAATCACATGGAAGCACAACAAATCTTAAATGAAAATCGTAAACAACAAATTCAAAGTAAGAGTACTCAAGACCAATAA
- a CDS encoding LacI family DNA-binding transcriptional regulator, with the protein MTTIIDVAKKAQVSKSTVSRVISGNGYVSQESRKKVLDAMEALSYSPNLIARNLQSGETKTIGFLAHGFIDPLGIFLQSFISIAKKYNYYVTLYFTDGDKKKEIDALNQMKYKQLDGMFILTRANKWEVIEPYSIYGPIATWHRIDSERIYSSYVDHYSGYFRSLEYLYQRGYRSIGHVLGNFENLNTKARLKAIDDFHKEKNMPVKNEWIFHDKARLDNGRTIAQLWHKMSTKTDAMAFYTDSVAAGFISELQSLGYSVPEDVAVIGFDNSEISRLMHITTVDYSIKLQAENSFIYIHNQLNKEIIPEQAMSVQLIERNTVPPLKQIKEQ; encoded by the coding sequence ATGACCACAATTATTGATGTTGCAAAAAAAGCCCAAGTCTCTAAATCTACTGTTTCCAGAGTAATTTCAGGAAATGGTTATGTTAGTCAGGAAAGCCGAAAAAAAGTTTTAGATGCAATGGAAGCGCTGTCGTACTCGCCAAATTTAATTGCCCGAAATCTTCAAAGTGGCGAAACGAAAACAATTGGTTTTCTCGCTCACGGTTTTATTGATCCTTTGGGGATTTTTCTTCAAAGCTTTATCTCTATTGCCAAAAAATATAATTACTATGTGACACTCTACTTTACTGATGGAGATAAAAAAAAGGAAATCGATGCATTAAATCAAATGAAATATAAACAATTAGATGGTATGTTTATTTTGACTCGAGCAAACAAATGGGAGGTTATTGAACCATATAGTATTTATGGCCCAATCGCGACTTGGCACCGCATTGATTCTGAACGAATCTATTCTTCATATGTCGATCATTATTCTGGCTATTTTCGATCGTTAGAGTATCTTTATCAAAGAGGCTATCGTTCAATCGGTCATGTGTTAGGCAATTTTGAAAATTTGAATACAAAAGCTCGGTTAAAAGCAATTGATGATTTTCATAAAGAAAAAAATATGCCTGTTAAAAATGAATGGATCTTCCATGATAAAGCAAGGCTTGATAATGGACGCACGATTGCTCAATTATGGCATAAAATGTCCACTAAAACGGATGCAATGGCATTTTACACCGATTCAGTTGCAGCGGGCTTTATCTCTGAGTTGCAATCTTTAGGTTATTCTGTTCCTGAAGATGTCGCTGTCATCGGTTTTGACAATAGCGAAATCAGCCGGTTAATGCATATTACAACCGTAGACTACTCTATCAAACTCCAAGCTGAAAACTCATTTATCTATATTCATAATCAGTTAAATAAAGAAATAATTCCAGAACAAGCAATGAGTGTGCAGTTGATTGAACGAAACACTGTCCCTCCACTAAAACAAATAAAAGAGCAGTGA
- the uvrC gene encoding excinuclease ABC subunit UvrC, with the protein MNERIKNKLALLPDQPGCYLMKDKNGTIIYVGKAKVLKNRVRSYFTGSHDTKTERLVSEIEDFEYIVTESNIEALLLEINLIHKNDPKYNIMLKDDKSYPFIKITNEDYPRLLITRKVLKDKALYFGPYPDVGAANETKRLLDRLFPLRKCRVLPKEVCLYYHMGQCLAPCVFDIPKSTYTEMVAEIKSFLNGGHPVIQEEIQRKMNAAAENMEFEKAAEYRDQIKAIETVMTRQKMTNADLVDRDVFGYAVDKGWMCVQVFFIRQGKLIERDVSIFPFYNEEEEDFLTFIGQFYQENEHFIPKEVLIPDNIDIASVEAMLSTKVLQPQRGEKKKLVRLAGKNATVALQEKFDLIVRKQERTIGAVEKLGNAMNIPTPVRIEAFDNSNIMGTDPVSAMVVFIDGRPDKKEYRKYKIKTVKGPDDYASMREVIYRRYSRVLKENLPFPDLIVIDGGKGQIDAAKEVLDNQLGLDIPIAGLAKNDKHKTSELLFGPDLAVVPLERNSQEFFLLQRIQDEVHRFAITFHRQLRSKNSFASRLDDIEGLGPKRKKELLKQFKSLKNITAASVEDLNASGLPKNVAKNVYDHLHKEESDSEEKS; encoded by the coding sequence ATGAACGAAAGAATCAAAAATAAACTAGCATTGCTTCCTGACCAACCAGGTTGTTACTTAATGAAAGATAAAAATGGAACGATCATTTACGTTGGGAAAGCAAAAGTACTAAAAAACCGTGTACGCTCTTATTTCACCGGCAGCCACGATACCAAAACTGAACGGCTAGTCAGCGAGATAGAAGATTTTGAATATATAGTGACAGAATCCAACATTGAAGCACTACTTTTGGAGATAAATTTGATTCATAAAAATGATCCTAAGTATAATATCATGTTGAAAGATGATAAAAGTTATCCCTTTATCAAGATAACGAATGAGGATTATCCAAGATTACTGATTACCAGAAAAGTTTTAAAAGATAAAGCATTGTATTTTGGTCCTTATCCTGATGTGGGGGCCGCAAATGAAACAAAACGTCTGCTAGATCGACTATTCCCATTGAGGAAATGTCGAGTATTACCTAAAGAAGTTTGTTTGTATTATCATATGGGGCAATGCTTAGCACCCTGTGTCTTTGATATTCCTAAATCAACCTATACTGAAATGGTTGCAGAAATAAAAAGTTTTTTAAATGGTGGCCACCCCGTTATTCAAGAAGAAATACAAAGAAAAATGAACGCAGCTGCAGAAAATATGGAATTTGAAAAAGCTGCAGAATATCGTGATCAAATCAAAGCAATCGAAACTGTGATGACCCGTCAAAAAATGACAAACGCTGATTTAGTTGATCGTGATGTTTTTGGTTATGCTGTTGATAAAGGTTGGATGTGCGTCCAAGTATTTTTTATACGACAAGGCAAATTAATCGAACGAGATGTTTCAATTTTTCCTTTTTATAATGAAGAAGAAGAGGATTTTTTAACGTTCATCGGACAATTCTATCAAGAAAATGAACATTTTATCCCGAAGGAAGTTTTGATTCCAGATAATATTGATATTGCCAGCGTTGAAGCGATGCTTTCAACGAAAGTGTTACAACCTCAACGTGGAGAAAAGAAGAAATTAGTCAGATTAGCTGGTAAGAATGCAACGGTTGCTCTACAAGAAAAATTTGATTTGATCGTACGAAAACAAGAACGAACAATTGGCGCCGTAGAAAAATTAGGCAATGCAATGAATATTCCAACGCCTGTAAGAATTGAAGCATTTGATAACTCGAATATTATGGGAACAGATCCAGTTTCTGCGATGGTAGTGTTTATTGATGGGCGACCAGATAAAAAAGAGTACCGTAAATACAAAATCAAGACAGTTAAAGGTCCTGATGATTACGCTTCAATGCGTGAAGTGATCTATCGCCGCTATTCACGAGTGTTGAAGGAAAATCTACCATTTCCCGATTTAATTGTGATCGATGGAGGTAAAGGACAAATAGACGCTGCAAAAGAAGTTTTGGATAATCAATTAGGCTTAGATATTCCGATCGCTGGATTGGCTAAAAATGATAAGCATAAAACTAGTGAACTGCTTTTTGGTCCTGATTTAGCGGTTGTGCCTTTAGAAAGAAACTCTCAAGAATTCTTTTTACTACAGCGAATTCAAGATGAAGTTCATCGATTTGCTATTACTTTCCATCGGCAGTTGAGAAGCAAAAACAGTTTTGCTTCTCGCCTAGATGACATAGAAGGATTAGGTCCAAAAAGGAAAAAAGAGCTACTAAAGCAATTTAAATCCTTAAAAAATATTACGGCCGCTTCGGTGGAAGACTTAAACGCATCTGGTTTACCCAAAAATGTAGCGAAGAACGTGTATGATCATTTGCATAAAGAAGAATCTGATTCAGAAGAAAAATCATAA
- the trxA gene encoding thioredoxin, translated as MTQVITDKDFSTETDNGLVLIDFWATWCGPCRMQGPILEQLSEEYDESEVKITKMDVDENPATPASFGIMSIPTLLLKKDGEVVEKAVGVHSKEQLRAMIDKYL; from the coding sequence ATGACACAAGTAATTACTGATAAAGATTTTTCAACTGAAACAGATAACGGTCTTGTTTTGATCGATTTTTGGGCAACATGGTGTGGCCCTTGTCGTATGCAAGGACCAATTTTAGAACAATTAAGCGAAGAATATGATGAGAGTGAAGTAAAAATTACAAAAATGGATGTAGATGAAAATCCAGCAACGCCTGCTTCATTTGGGATCATGAGTATTCCGACATTACTGTTGAAAAAAGACGGCGAAGTTGTAGAAAAAGCAGTAGGTGTTCATTCAAAAGAACAGTTACGTGCAATGATCGACAAATATCTGTAA
- a CDS encoding ABC transporter ATP-binding protein: MLEVKNLVKTFGDYTAVDNMSFEIPDGKILGLIGQNGAGKTTTFRLILDFLTQDSGVVLWNGHQLSGKDYNDIGYLPEERGLYPKVSIQEQLIYFAELRGKTKKEIEPKIDEWMEKFKVKGKKTDKVKSLSKGNQQKVQLIATLIHEPKLVILDEPFSGLDPVNAELLKDGIIALKEKGSCVIFSSHNMDNVEKICDHLVMLRSGKMVLNGKVHEIRESFGRTKVFLESPLTPEDVLAIDGVISAVKRSDGVVEVTLSDPKAGQEIFARATQFGYIPMFNQQPPTLEEIFKMKAGEPNE, translated from the coding sequence ATGTTAGAAGTAAAGAATTTGGTTAAAACATTTGGGGACTATACAGCAGTAGATAATATGTCATTTGAAATTCCAGATGGGAAAATACTTGGATTAATCGGTCAAAATGGGGCTGGTAAGACAACAACTTTCCGTTTGATCTTGGATTTTTTAACACAAGACAGCGGTGTTGTCCTTTGGAATGGCCATCAATTAAGTGGTAAAGACTATAACGATATCGGTTACTTGCCAGAAGAGCGAGGATTATATCCAAAAGTTTCGATTCAAGAACAATTGATTTATTTTGCTGAATTACGTGGCAAGACGAAAAAAGAAATCGAACCTAAAATTGATGAGTGGATGGAGAAATTTAAAGTCAAAGGCAAAAAAACGGATAAAGTAAAATCATTGTCTAAAGGAAACCAACAAAAAGTTCAACTGATTGCAACACTAATTCATGAACCAAAATTAGTTATATTAGATGAACCATTTAGTGGTTTGGATCCAGTTAATGCCGAATTATTAAAAGATGGAATCATCGCTTTGAAAGAGAAAGGTTCTTGTGTTATTTTCTCCAGTCATAATATGGATAACGTTGAAAAAATATGTGATCATCTTGTAATGTTGAGAAGTGGAAAAATGGTTTTAAATGGTAAAGTTCATGAAATCCGCGAAAGTTTCGGACGGACAAAAGTCTTTTTAGAATCGCCATTGACCCCAGAAGACGTATTAGCAATTGATGGTGTAATTTCAGCAGTAAAACGTAGCGATGGCGTTGTTGAAGTAACGTTAAGCGATCCAAAAGCAGGGCAAGAAATCTTTGCTCGTGCCACTCAATTTGGTTATATTCCAATGTTTAATCAACAGCCACCCACCTTAGAAGAAATATTCAAGATGAAAGCAGGTGAACCAAATGAGTAA
- a CDS encoding CvpA family protein, translated as MLTLLILLLLAIGFYTGARRGLILQVLYTFGYLVSYFIAKSYYKSLASHLELFIPYPSPTADTKLVFFNQELTLDLDQAFYGAVAFLLILAAGWLVVRFLAIFAHGLVFVPVLKQANWLAGGLISFIVMYIGVFLVLSMLSMLPVDAVQNQFKNSGLASFIIKDTPIFSKQIYHLWIEQMLK; from the coding sequence ATGTTAACATTACTCATTTTACTACTATTAGCCATTGGCTTTTATACAGGCGCTAGACGCGGATTGATTTTACAAGTTTTATATACGTTTGGTTATCTTGTTTCTTATTTTATAGCTAAATCGTATTATAAGAGTTTAGCCTCTCATCTGGAATTGTTCATCCCGTATCCTTCACCAACAGCGGATACTAAATTGGTCTTTTTCAATCAAGAGCTTACGCTTGACTTGGATCAAGCTTTTTACGGTGCGGTAGCTTTTCTACTTATTTTAGCAGCGGGGTGGTTAGTTGTACGCTTTTTAGCGATTTTCGCACATGGATTGGTGTTTGTACCTGTGTTAAAGCAAGCAAACTGGCTAGCTGGCGGTTTAATAAGTTTCATAGTTATGTATATCGGTGTTTTTCTAGTATTAAGTATGTTGTCAATGTTACCTGTTGACGCAGTCCAAAATCAATTTAAAAATAGCGGATTGGCAAGCTTTATCATTAAAGATACGCCAATTTTCTCTAAGCAAATCTATCATTTGTGGATTGAACAGATGCTTAAATAA